In Citrus sinensis cultivar Valencia sweet orange chromosome 4, DVS_A1.0, whole genome shotgun sequence, one DNA window encodes the following:
- the LOC102624042 gene encoding annexin D3 isoform X3: protein MSTLKVPDLVPPPEQDAKRLKEAFDGLGTDEKAVTWVLSQRTASQRQLIRQAYQRLYNESLIDNITSELSGDFKDAVIMWTLDPAERDAKMAKEALKKSKSGVKHLQVIVEISCASSPYHLAAVRQAYCALFDCSIEEDITAVVSMPLRKVLLRLVSSFRYDKELLDIEAAASEANQLHEAIKAKQLDHDQVVHILATRNFFQLKATFERYEQMHGSPIDELDICFLLQDISSVGKGDLVSLMKMVILCIRCPERHFAEVIRTSIVGFGTDEAALNRAIITRAEVDMKLIKEVYPIMYKNTLEDDVIGDTSGDYQDFLLTLTGSKF, encoded by the exons atgtctacACTAAAAGTGCCAGATCTTGTTCCTCCCCCAGAACAAGACGCAAAGAGACTGAAAGAAGCTTTCGATG GACTTGGAACTGATGAGAAGGCAGTTACATGGGTATTAAGCCAAAGAACTGCAAGCCAAAGGCAGCTAATTAGACAGGCTTATCAGCGACTTTACAATGAATCCCTCATTGATAATATCACTTCTGAACTCTCTGGTGATTTTAAG GATGCAGTGATTATGTGGACTTTAGATCCTGCAGAAAGGGATGCGAAAATGGCAAAGGAAGCGTTGAAGAAGAGCAAGTCAGGTGTTAAGCACCTACAAGTGATTGTGGAAATATCATGTGCTTCATCTCCTTACCATCTGGCAGCAGTGAGGCAGGCCTATTGTGCTCTCTTTGATTGTTCAATTGAAGAAGACATCACAGCTGTAGTCTCTATGCCCCTAAGAAAG GTTCTGCTGAGATTAGTGAGCTCCTTCAGATATGATAAGGAATTACTTGATATAGAAGCAGCTGCCTCAGAGGCAAATCAATTGCATGAGGCTATCAAAGCAAAGCAATTAGATCATGATCAGGTTGTGCATATACTTGCCACTAGGAATTTCTTTCAGCTTAAAGCAACTTTTGAACGCTACGAACAAATGCATGGAAGTCCTATTGACGAG CTAGATATTTGTTTTCTGTTGCAGGACATCAGTAGTGTCGGCAAAGGTGATTTGGTATCTCTAATGAAAATGGTCATCTTGTGCATAAGGTGCCCAGAAAGACACTTTGCAGAG GTTATCAGAACTTCAATCGTGGGATTTGGGACAGATGAGGCTGCACTAAACAGAGCCATAATAACTCGAGCTGAAGTTGACATGAAGCTTATTAAAGAAGTGTACCCTATCATGTACAAAAACACCCTGGAAGATGATGTTATTGGAGACACATCAGGAGATTACCAAGATTTCTTGCTCACCTTGACTGGATCAAAATTCTGA
- the LOC102625184 gene encoding annexin-like protein RJ4: MATLVAPVQHSHIEDAKALYKACKGWGTDEKAVISILGHRTAAQRQQIRLAYQNLYQEDLVKRLESELSGAFEKAVYRWILEPADRDAVLANVAIKKACPDYHVIIEIACVHSPEELLAVRRAYQLRYKLSLEEDVAAHTTGDLRKLLVALVSVLRYDGPEINARLAKSEADILEDATKNKAFNHEEVIRILTTRSKAQLMATFNRYRDDCGTSITKSLLREGDQVNEFPAALRTAIRCINNSNKYFEKIIRNAIKGAGTDEDALTRVIVTRAEKDLKVIKEVYYKRNSVTLEQAVAKDTSGDYNAFLLTLLGKAD, from the exons ATGGCCACTCTTGTTGCCCCTGTCCAACACTCTCATATCGAAGATGCCAAAGCTCTCTACAAGGCCTGCAAAG GGTGGGGGACCGATGAGAAGGCCGTGATTTCAATCCTGGGACATAGAACAGCAGCACAAAGGCAGCAAATCAGGCTCGCTTATCAGAATCTTTATCAAGAAGACCTTGTCAAGCGCCTTGAGTCTGAACTCAGCGGTGCTTTCGAG AAAGCCGTGTACCGGTGGATATTGGAACCAGCGGATCGTGATGCAGTTTTAGCAAATGTGGCTATAAAGAAAGCCTGCCCTGATTATCATGTGATCATTGAAATTGCATGCGTTCATTCCCCTGAAGAGCTCTTGGCCGTGCGGCGGGCTTATCAGCTTCGCTACAAGCTGTCTCTGGAAGAAGATGTGGCTGCTCATACCACTGGTGATCTCCGCAAG CTTTTGGTTGCCTTGGTGAGTGTGCTTAGATACGACGGTCCTGAAATTAATGCAAGATTGGCGAAATCAGAGGCTGATATTCTCGAGGACGCTACCAAGAATAAGGCGTTTAATCATGAAGAAGTCATCAGGATTTTGACTACAAGGAGTAAGGCTCAGCTCATGGCAACTTTCAATCGCTACAGGGATGACTGTGGCACTTCCATCACCAAG AGCCTGTTGCGTGAAGGCGATCAAGTTAATGAATTCCCAGCAGCACTACGCACAGCCATTCGGTGCATTAATAACTCGAACAAGTACTTTGAAAAG ATCATCCGCAATGCAATCAAGGGGGCTGGGACTGATGAGGATGCACTGACTCGAGTGATTGTTACCAGGGCAGAGAAGGACTTGAAGGTCATCAAGGAGGTTTATTACAAAAGGAACAGTGTGACTCTTGAGCAGGCTGTGGCCAAGGACACTTCTGGGGACTACAACGCCTTCCTTTTAACTCTGCTTGGAAAGGCAGATTAA
- the LOC102625467 gene encoding annexin D4 → MAEIEALIKALSGHGVDEKTVISILGNSQPEHRQAFRKEGGFFAEDERRFERWNDHHVKLLKHEFMRFKNAVVLWAMHPWERDARLIKEALKKGPNSNSVIVEIASTRSSDELLGARKAYHSLFEHSIEEDVASHIHGKEKKLLVALVSAYRYEGPKIKEDVAKSEAKALISAVKNAEKQNPIENDEVVRILSTRSKPHLKSVFKHYKEIAGQHFEDELDVHLILQAAVQCLITPQSYFSRVLDEAMRDGADKNTKKGLTRVLVTRADVDIRAISDDYRNHYAIPLADKIEAKAKGSYKEFLLTLMARGS, encoded by the exons ATGGCTGAAATCGAAGCTCTCATCAAGGCTTTGTCAG GGCATGGAGTTGACGAGAAGACAGTAATTTCAATACTGGGAAACTCACAACCTGAGCATAGGCAGGCCTTTAGGAAGGAGGGTGGATTCTTCGCAGAGGACGAACGGCGTTTTGAGCGTTGGAATGATCATCATGTCAAACTTCTCAAGCATGAATTCATGCGATTTAAG AATGCTGTTGTGTTGTGGGCTATGCATCCTTGGGAAAGGGATGCTCGGTTGATAAAGGAGGCACTGAAAAAGGGACCAAATTCGAACAGTGTGATTGTGGAGATTGCGAGTACCAGATCGTCAGATGAGTTGCTCGGAGCAAGGAAGGCTTACCATTCTCTCTTTGAGCATTCAATCGAAGAAGATGTTGCATCCCACATCCATGGGAAGGAGAAAAAG CTCTTGGTAGCACTTGTGAGTGCATATAGGTACGAAGGACCGAAGATCAAAGAAGATGTTGCGAAATCAGAAGCCAAGGCACTTATCAGTGCAGTAAAGAATGCAGAAAAGCAGAATCCTATTGAGAATGATGAGGTAGTAAGGATATTATCTACAAGGAGCAAGCCTCATCTCAAGTCGGTATTTAAGCACTACAAGGAAATTGCCGGCCAGCACTTTGAAGAT GAACTTGATGTCCACTTGATACTGCAAGCAGCAGTGCAGTGCTTAATTACTCCTCAATCATATTTCAGCCGG GTATTGGATGAAGCAATGAGAGATGGTGCCGATAAGAATACTAAAAAGGGATTGACCCGAGTACTTGTGACCCGAGCTGATGTAGACATAAGAGCGATCAGTGACGACTACCGGAACCACTATGCAATTCCTTTGGCTGATAAAATTGAAGCTAAGGCCAAAGGGAGCTATAAGGAATTCCTGCTTACTTTGATGGCAAGAGGAAGTTGA
- the LOC102624042 gene encoding annexin D3 isoform X2 has product MSTLKVPDLVPPPEQDAKRLKEAFDGLSKFSFSFLGLGTDEKAVTWVLSQRTASQRQLIRQAYQRLYNESLIDNITSELSGDFKDAVIMWTLDPAERDAKMAKEALKKSKSGVKHLQVIVEISCASSPYHLAAVRQAYCALFDCSIEEDITAVVSMPLRKVLLRLVSSFRYDKELLDIEAAASEANQLHEAIKAKQLDHDQVVHILATRNFFQLKATFERYEQMHGSPIDEDISSVGKGDLVSLMKMVILCIRCPERHFAEVIRTSIVGFGTDEAALNRAIITRAEVDMKLIKEVYPIMYKNTLEDDVIGDTSGDYQDFLLTLTGSKF; this is encoded by the exons atgtctacACTAAAAGTGCCAGATCTTGTTCCTCCCCCAGAACAAGACGCAAAGAGACTGAAAGAAGCTTTCGATGGTTTatcaaaattctcattttcatttcttg GACTTGGAACTGATGAGAAGGCAGTTACATGGGTATTAAGCCAAAGAACTGCAAGCCAAAGGCAGCTAATTAGACAGGCTTATCAGCGACTTTACAATGAATCCCTCATTGATAATATCACTTCTGAACTCTCTGGTGATTTTAAG GATGCAGTGATTATGTGGACTTTAGATCCTGCAGAAAGGGATGCGAAAATGGCAAAGGAAGCGTTGAAGAAGAGCAAGTCAGGTGTTAAGCACCTACAAGTGATTGTGGAAATATCATGTGCTTCATCTCCTTACCATCTGGCAGCAGTGAGGCAGGCCTATTGTGCTCTCTTTGATTGTTCAATTGAAGAAGACATCACAGCTGTAGTCTCTATGCCCCTAAGAAAG GTTCTGCTGAGATTAGTGAGCTCCTTCAGATATGATAAGGAATTACTTGATATAGAAGCAGCTGCCTCAGAGGCAAATCAATTGCATGAGGCTATCAAAGCAAAGCAATTAGATCATGATCAGGTTGTGCATATACTTGCCACTAGGAATTTCTTTCAGCTTAAAGCAACTTTTGAACGCTACGAACAAATGCATGGAAGTCCTATTGACGAG GACATCAGTAGTGTCGGCAAAGGTGATTTGGTATCTCTAATGAAAATGGTCATCTTGTGCATAAGGTGCCCAGAAAGACACTTTGCAGAG GTTATCAGAACTTCAATCGTGGGATTTGGGACAGATGAGGCTGCACTAAACAGAGCCATAATAACTCGAGCTGAAGTTGACATGAAGCTTATTAAAGAAGTGTACCCTATCATGTACAAAAACACCCTGGAAGATGATGTTATTGGAGACACATCAGGAGATTACCAAGATTTCTTGCTCACCTTGACTGGATCAAAATTCTGA
- the LOC102624042 gene encoding annexin D3 isoform X4 — protein MSTLKVPDLVPPPEQDAKRLKEAFDGLGTDEKAVTWVLSQRTASQRQLIRQAYQRLYNESLIDNITSELSGDFKDAVIMWTLDPAERDAKMAKEALKKSKSGVKHLQVIVEISCASSPYHLAAVRQAYCALFDCSIEEDITAVVSMPLRKVLLRLVSSFRYDKELLDIEAAASEANQLHEAIKAKQLDHDQVVHILATRNFFQLKATFERYEQMHGSPIDEDISSVGKGDLVSLMKMVILCIRCPERHFAEVIRTSIVGFGTDEAALNRAIITRAEVDMKLIKEVYPIMYKNTLEDDVIGDTSGDYQDFLLTLTGSKF, from the exons atgtctacACTAAAAGTGCCAGATCTTGTTCCTCCCCCAGAACAAGACGCAAAGAGACTGAAAGAAGCTTTCGATG GACTTGGAACTGATGAGAAGGCAGTTACATGGGTATTAAGCCAAAGAACTGCAAGCCAAAGGCAGCTAATTAGACAGGCTTATCAGCGACTTTACAATGAATCCCTCATTGATAATATCACTTCTGAACTCTCTGGTGATTTTAAG GATGCAGTGATTATGTGGACTTTAGATCCTGCAGAAAGGGATGCGAAAATGGCAAAGGAAGCGTTGAAGAAGAGCAAGTCAGGTGTTAAGCACCTACAAGTGATTGTGGAAATATCATGTGCTTCATCTCCTTACCATCTGGCAGCAGTGAGGCAGGCCTATTGTGCTCTCTTTGATTGTTCAATTGAAGAAGACATCACAGCTGTAGTCTCTATGCCCCTAAGAAAG GTTCTGCTGAGATTAGTGAGCTCCTTCAGATATGATAAGGAATTACTTGATATAGAAGCAGCTGCCTCAGAGGCAAATCAATTGCATGAGGCTATCAAAGCAAAGCAATTAGATCATGATCAGGTTGTGCATATACTTGCCACTAGGAATTTCTTTCAGCTTAAAGCAACTTTTGAACGCTACGAACAAATGCATGGAAGTCCTATTGACGAG GACATCAGTAGTGTCGGCAAAGGTGATTTGGTATCTCTAATGAAAATGGTCATCTTGTGCATAAGGTGCCCAGAAAGACACTTTGCAGAG GTTATCAGAACTTCAATCGTGGGATTTGGGACAGATGAGGCTGCACTAAACAGAGCCATAATAACTCGAGCTGAAGTTGACATGAAGCTTATTAAAGAAGTGTACCCTATCATGTACAAAAACACCCTGGAAGATGATGTTATTGGAGACACATCAGGAGATTACCAAGATTTCTTGCTCACCTTGACTGGATCAAAATTCTGA
- the LOC102624042 gene encoding annexin D3 isoform X1: MSTLKVPDLVPPPEQDAKRLKEAFDGLSKFSFSFLGLGTDEKAVTWVLSQRTASQRQLIRQAYQRLYNESLIDNITSELSGDFKDAVIMWTLDPAERDAKMAKEALKKSKSGVKHLQVIVEISCASSPYHLAAVRQAYCALFDCSIEEDITAVVSMPLRKVLLRLVSSFRYDKELLDIEAAASEANQLHEAIKAKQLDHDQVVHILATRNFFQLKATFERYEQMHGSPIDELDICFLLQDISSVGKGDLVSLMKMVILCIRCPERHFAEVIRTSIVGFGTDEAALNRAIITRAEVDMKLIKEVYPIMYKNTLEDDVIGDTSGDYQDFLLTLTGSKF, from the exons atgtctacACTAAAAGTGCCAGATCTTGTTCCTCCCCCAGAACAAGACGCAAAGAGACTGAAAGAAGCTTTCGATGGTTTatcaaaattctcattttcatttcttg GACTTGGAACTGATGAGAAGGCAGTTACATGGGTATTAAGCCAAAGAACTGCAAGCCAAAGGCAGCTAATTAGACAGGCTTATCAGCGACTTTACAATGAATCCCTCATTGATAATATCACTTCTGAACTCTCTGGTGATTTTAAG GATGCAGTGATTATGTGGACTTTAGATCCTGCAGAAAGGGATGCGAAAATGGCAAAGGAAGCGTTGAAGAAGAGCAAGTCAGGTGTTAAGCACCTACAAGTGATTGTGGAAATATCATGTGCTTCATCTCCTTACCATCTGGCAGCAGTGAGGCAGGCCTATTGTGCTCTCTTTGATTGTTCAATTGAAGAAGACATCACAGCTGTAGTCTCTATGCCCCTAAGAAAG GTTCTGCTGAGATTAGTGAGCTCCTTCAGATATGATAAGGAATTACTTGATATAGAAGCAGCTGCCTCAGAGGCAAATCAATTGCATGAGGCTATCAAAGCAAAGCAATTAGATCATGATCAGGTTGTGCATATACTTGCCACTAGGAATTTCTTTCAGCTTAAAGCAACTTTTGAACGCTACGAACAAATGCATGGAAGTCCTATTGACGAG CTAGATATTTGTTTTCTGTTGCAGGACATCAGTAGTGTCGGCAAAGGTGATTTGGTATCTCTAATGAAAATGGTCATCTTGTGCATAAGGTGCCCAGAAAGACACTTTGCAGAG GTTATCAGAACTTCAATCGTGGGATTTGGGACAGATGAGGCTGCACTAAACAGAGCCATAATAACTCGAGCTGAAGTTGACATGAAGCTTATTAAAGAAGTGTACCCTATCATGTACAAAAACACCCTGGAAGATGATGTTATTGGAGACACATCAGGAGATTACCAAGATTTCTTGCTCACCTTGACTGGATCAAAATTCTGA